ACCAGCTAACAGGAATTTTGCTCCATCTGGAGTTGTACATTCAAATGTTACTCCTTCTCCAACCCATTTTACTACTGCATTCATCATAATAATTAATTCCCCCTATATTTATAATTTGGTATGTGTTTGATTTAATATTAACTCATAGAATTAGAAAAGAAAAATTGATATAATCAATCATAATCATAGTAAAAATTTATGGATGAAGAAAGGATAATAATATGGAATTTCGTCAACTTAGTACATTTATTGCTGTAGCAGATCTCAATAGTTTTACTCAAGCAGCATCTATGCTTGGATACACTCAACCTACTGTCACATCTCAGATACAACTACTAGAGAGTGACCTAGGAGTTCGTTTATTTGAACGGATTAGGAAGAATATCTCACTTACTCATGAGGGTAAAAAATTTCTTGTTTATGCAAGGCAAATCGTTGCTCTGTGTGAAGAGGCAAGAAATACAATAAAAGATCATAAGGCTCCAAAAGGAGTCTTGACAATAGGCGCATGGGAATCATTATGCACAACACGGATAGATAACCTTCTCAAAGAATTCCATTGTATGTTTCCTGACATTGAAATCATATTAAAAACTATAAAATCTACGGAGTATCAAGAACTCTTGCTTGATAACCAGATTGATGTGGCCTTTTGTTTGGAGAGTATGATAACAAGTTCGGATTTCATTGTTGAACTGGCGATCCCCGAACCTTTAGTACTGCTGGCAGAACCTAAC
This DNA window, taken from Clostridium estertheticum, encodes the following:
- a CDS encoding LysR family transcriptional regulator yields the protein MEFRQLSTFIAVADLNSFTQAASMLGYTQPTVTSQIQLLESDLGVRLFERIRKNISLTHEGKKFLVYARQIVALCEEARNTIKDHKAPKGVLTIGAWESLCTTRIDNLLKEFHCMFPDIEIILKTIKSTEYQELLLDNQIDVAFCLESMITSSDFIVELAIPEPLVLLAEPNHPLAKSLGVYPENIVNYTLILAEQDCSYRKTLMAILSGCGLTPKSIMEIGSIQSMKQLAISGLGIIILPKITVEEELSKGRLVELSWCGPPFEFLTQVIYHKDKWMSPALRALLNMTKKILPMQYCQK